The following are encoded together in the Methylorubrum sp. B1-46 genome:
- the bchM gene encoding magnesium protoporphyrin IX methyltransferase has product MSTPYLTRRSQLETYFDRTAVEAWSRLTSDAPVSKIRATVRAGRDTMRANLLGWLPADLTGLRLLDAGCGTGALAVEAARRGAEVTAIDVSPTLIGLARERLPAIPGPGSVEFRVGDMLDPWLGRFDHVVAMDSLIHYQAPDIVRALAELALRTDGSLLFTVAPRTVLLTLMHAAGKLFPKADRAPAIVPITEGGLRRRIAGERALAHFAVERTHRVNSGFYLSNAIELRKNASRAIESGGAR; this is encoded by the coding sequence ATGAGCACGCCCTACCTCACCCGCCGCTCCCAGTTGGAGACCTACTTCGACCGCACTGCGGTCGAGGCATGGTCGCGCCTCACCTCCGATGCGCCGGTCTCGAAGATCCGCGCCACGGTGCGGGCCGGGCGCGACACCATGCGCGCCAACCTGCTCGGCTGGCTGCCCGCGGATCTGACCGGTCTGCGGCTGCTCGATGCCGGCTGCGGCACCGGGGCGCTCGCGGTCGAGGCCGCGCGCCGGGGTGCGGAAGTGACCGCAATCGACGTCTCGCCGACACTGATCGGGCTCGCCCGCGAGCGTCTGCCCGCGATCCCCGGCCCCGGCTCCGTCGAGTTCCGGGTCGGCGACATGCTCGACCCCTGGCTCGGCCGCTTCGACCACGTCGTCGCGATGGATTCGCTGATCCATTATCAGGCGCCGGACATCGTCCGGGCGCTCGCCGAACTCGCGCTGCGCACCGACGGCAGCCTGCTCTTCACGGTCGCCCCGCGGACAGTGCTGCTGACGCTGATGCACGCGGCCGGCAAGCTGTTCCCGAAGGCCGACCGGGCGCCCGCCATCGTGCCGATCACCGAGGGCGGCCTGCGGCGGCGCATCGCCGGGGAGCGGGCGCTGGCACACTTCGCTGTGGAGCGGACGCACCGGGTCAACAGCGGGTTCTACCTCTCGAACGCGATCGAGCTGCGCAAGAATGCGTCTCGCGCGATCGAGAGCGGGGGCGCTCGATGA
- the bchL gene encoding ferredoxin:protochlorophyllide reductase (ATP-dependent) iron-sulfur ATP-binding protein: MNIAIRNPVPIRREEGSLQVALDPDDRIETAKVFAVYGKGGIGKSTTSSNLSVAFSKLGKRVLQIGCDPKHDSTFTLTKRLAPTVIDALESVNFHSEELRPEDFVVEGYSGVKCVEAGGPPAGTGCGGYVVGQTVKLLKEHHLLEDTDVVVFDVLGDVVCGGFASPLQHADRALIVTANDFDSIFAMNRIVAAIHSKSKNYGVRLGGVIANRSAGTDEIDRFNAAVGLRRLAHFPDLDVVRRSRLKKSTLFEMDPSPELKAVTDEYMRLAETLWAGADPCEAAPMKDRDLFEFLGFD; this comes from the coding sequence ATGAACATCGCCATCCGCAATCCGGTCCCGATCCGTCGCGAGGAAGGCAGCCTTCAGGTCGCGCTCGATCCGGATGACCGCATCGAGACGGCCAAGGTGTTCGCGGTCTACGGCAAGGGCGGGATCGGCAAGTCGACGACCTCCTCCAACCTGTCGGTGGCCTTCTCGAAGCTCGGCAAGCGCGTGCTGCAGATCGGCTGCGATCCGAAGCACGACTCGACCTTCACTCTGACGAAGCGCCTCGCGCCGACCGTGATCGACGCGCTCGAATCGGTGAACTTCCACTCCGAGGAGTTGCGGCCGGAAGACTTCGTGGTCGAGGGCTACAGCGGCGTGAAATGCGTCGAGGCCGGCGGCCCGCCGGCCGGCACCGGCTGCGGCGGCTACGTCGTCGGGCAGACGGTGAAGCTCCTCAAGGAGCACCACCTTCTGGAGGATACCGACGTCGTCGTGTTCGACGTCCTCGGCGACGTGGTCTGCGGCGGCTTCGCCTCGCCGCTCCAGCACGCCGACCGAGCGTTGATCGTCACCGCCAACGACTTCGACTCGATCTTCGCGATGAACCGGATCGTCGCGGCGATCCACTCCAAGTCGAAGAACTACGGCGTGCGCCTCGGCGGCGTCATCGCCAACCGCTCGGCGGGGACCGACGAGATCGACCGCTTCAACGCGGCGGTGGGCCTGCGCCGTCTCGCGCATTTCCCCGACCTCGACGTGGTGCGCCGCTCGCGCCTGAAGAAATCGACCTTGTTCGAGATGGATCCGTCGCCGGAGCTGAAGGCCGTCACCGACGAGTACATGCGGCTCGCCGAGACGCTCTGGGCCGGCGCCGATCCCTGCGAGGCCGCGCCGATGAAGGACCGCGACCTGTTCGAATTTCTCGGATTCGACTGA